In the genome of Leptospira noumeaensis, one region contains:
- a CDS encoding BolA family protein — translation MASETKESRLSRMEKILKEKFRPSSLSLRDVSLEHAGHPGMTKDSKETHFRLQMVSSLFSGKSTVENHRLVYAELGEEFKKGLHALEMDLSAP, via the coding sequence ATGGCATCAGAAACTAAAGAATCAAGACTCAGCAGGATGGAAAAAATCCTGAAGGAAAAGTTCCGACCAAGTTCCCTTTCCCTTCGAGACGTATCCCTCGAACATGCGGGGCATCCCGGAATGACTAAAGATTCGAAAGAAACTCATTTCCGTTTGCAAATGGTGTCCTCGTTATTTTCCGGAAAATCCACTGTCGAAAACCACCGATTGGTCTACGCCGAACTCGGAGAAGAATTTAAGAAAGGCCTCCATGCATTGGAAATGGATCTTTCTGCCCCATAG
- a CDS encoding zinc-binding alcohol dehydrogenase family protein gives MRTIAAVYDHKENKPVLRSLEKEKEPLGEFDVRVQVMAISVNPVDYKIRNSISLENPGPRILGWDAAGVVTELGAKVSTLKLGDEVFYAGDIKRPGSNAEFQVVDEWIVGKKPKNLNFKEAASLPLTTITAYESIFDKLKLDPFTKKNILIVAGGGGVGSIAIQILKQKTKANVIATASRDESITWVKSLGADLVVNPNKDYMEQIQTLGLNGVHEVLLFSDPKDHFENLAKVLLPFGNICSIVESGSPLNMNLLKSKSNGYLNEFMFTRSMFQTEDRIRQKQLLEEIAGLVEKGKIIPTNQVDLGEMTEESLNKAHELLQTGKTIGKIVLGGMRK, from the coding sequence ATGAGAACAATTGCCGCAGTATATGATCATAAAGAAAATAAACCAGTATTACGTTCTTTAGAAAAAGAGAAAGAACCTCTGGGAGAGTTTGATGTCCGAGTCCAAGTGATGGCGATCTCAGTCAATCCGGTTGATTATAAAATTAGGAATTCGATCTCATTAGAAAATCCTGGTCCTAGAATTTTAGGATGGGATGCAGCAGGTGTTGTTACAGAACTTGGTGCAAAAGTATCCACTTTGAAACTAGGAGACGAAGTTTTCTATGCGGGAGACATCAAACGACCAGGCAGTAATGCAGAATTTCAAGTAGTGGACGAGTGGATCGTTGGGAAAAAACCAAAAAACTTAAATTTTAAAGAGGCGGCATCCCTTCCATTAACAACGATTACAGCCTACGAATCCATTTTTGATAAATTAAAGTTAGACCCTTTCACAAAAAAGAATATTCTCATTGTTGCCGGCGGTGGTGGAGTGGGAAGTATCGCCATCCAAATCTTAAAGCAAAAAACAAAGGCCAATGTCATCGCCACAGCCTCCCGAGATGAATCGATCACTTGGGTCAAATCACTCGGTGCGGATCTAGTCGTGAATCCAAACAAAGATTACATGGAACAAATCCAAACTTTGGGATTAAACGGTGTCCATGAAGTCCTCCTCTTTAGTGATCCGAAAGACCATTTTGAAAATTTGGCCAAGGTGCTCCTTCCCTTTGGAAATATTTGTTCCATTGTGGAATCCGGCTCTCCCCTCAATATGAATCTTCTCAAGTCCAAAAGTAATGGGTATTTGAATGAGTTTATGTTTACTAGGTCTATGTTCCAAACAGAAGACCGTATCAGACAAAAACAATTGTTAGAAGAAATTGCAGGACTTGTGGAAAAAGGAAAAATCATTCCTACCAACCAAGTGGATTTGGGTGAGATGACAGAAGAGAGTCTAAACAAAGCACACGAACTTTTACAAACAGGAAAAACAATCGGTAAAATTGTACTCGGAGGAATGAGAAAATGA
- a CDS encoding BolA/IbaG family iron-sulfur metabolism protein: MTIPEIQKKIEDGLPGSKVEILDPYRDGVHIKAVVTFSGFSGKGLIEQHRMVYATLKDELKEEIHALALETRSE, translated from the coding sequence ATGACAATCCCAGAAATCCAAAAGAAAATTGAAGATGGCCTACCCGGCTCTAAAGTGGAAATTCTTGATCCCTATCGGGACGGAGTCCATATCAAGGCAGTGGTTACCTTTTCTGGTTTTTCCGGCAAAGGTCTCATTGAACAACACCGTATGGTGTATGCCACTTTGAAAGATGAATTAAAAGAAGAAATCCATGCATTGGCATTGGAAACTAGGAGCGAATAA
- a CDS encoding ABC transporter permease → MWKQNFTALHTIVRREWIRIIRIWVQTLIPPVITMALYFLIFGELVGRQIGKIGDFTYIEFIVPGLIMMSVITNSYNNVVSSFFSSKFQRNIEELLVSPTSPYTIVIGYTFGGVVRGIFVGILVTLTSLFFTNLRFHNPFVIVITILMTSILFSLGGFANALFAKKFDDVTIIPTFILTPLTYLGGVFYSIKNLPEFWQTVSFCNPILYMVNLFRYGFIGVTDVNLYFSFGFITLLSGLLFWINVRLMKIGYGIRN, encoded by the coding sequence ATGTGGAAACAAAACTTCACAGCCCTACATACCATTGTGAGAAGAGAATGGATTCGAATCATTCGGATTTGGGTGCAAACTCTTATCCCACCAGTCATTACGATGGCCTTATATTTTTTAATCTTTGGAGAACTTGTCGGACGCCAAATTGGAAAAATTGGAGATTTTACTTATATTGAATTCATTGTACCTGGACTCATTATGATGAGTGTCATCACGAATTCTTATAACAATGTGGTATCTTCATTTTTCTCAAGTAAGTTCCAAAGAAACATTGAAGAGTTACTCGTATCCCCCACATCACCTTATACAATCGTCATTGGTTATACGTTTGGTGGAGTGGTTCGAGGTATCTTTGTGGGAATTTTAGTCACCCTCACTTCCCTGTTTTTTACAAACCTTAGATTCCATAATCCTTTTGTGATCGTCATTACCATTCTGATGACTTCAATTTTGTTTTCTCTTGGTGGGTTTGCCAACGCCCTTTTTGCCAAAAAGTTTGATGATGTGACCATCATTCCCACTTTTATCCTAACCCCGCTCACTTACCTTGGCGGTGTGTTTTATTCGATAAAGAACTTACCTGAATTTTGGCAAACCGTTTCTTTTTGTAATCCAATTCTATATATGGTGAATTTATTTCGGTATGGGTTTATTGGTGTTACCGATGTAAATTTATACTTTTCTTTTGGATTCATCACTCTACTTTCAGGATTACTTTTTTGGATCAATGTGAGGTTAATGAAAATTGGTTATGGCATCAGAAACTAA
- a CDS encoding ABC transporter ATP-binding protein translates to MQKYAIELEGLEKTYGSGVKALRSIDLKVEAGDFFALLGPNGAGKSTTIGILSSLINKTGGKVKIFGTDIDTQPDLAKSFLGIVPQEFNFGIFEAVEQILINQAGFYGIPYKEAKEKVEYYLEKLSLIDKRKSAAGQLSGGMKRRLMIARALVHDPKLLILDEPTAGVDIEIRRSMWDFLKELNQAGKTIILTTHYLEEAESLCKNIAIIDKGEIVENTSMKKLLHRLDKETFIIDLKKSIKSKPMSKKFSWEWLDDHSLEVQLDKKESVNQLFTELTKLNLEVLSLRNKSNRLEELFLSLTGKN, encoded by the coding sequence ATGCAAAAATATGCAATCGAACTCGAAGGTTTAGAAAAAACATACGGGAGTGGAGTGAAGGCCCTTCGTTCCATCGACTTAAAAGTGGAAGCTGGAGATTTTTTTGCCTTACTTGGGCCAAACGGTGCAGGAAAATCTACGACCATAGGAATTTTGAGCTCTCTTATCAATAAAACAGGAGGGAAAGTCAAAATCTTCGGAACTGATATTGACACTCAACCTGACCTTGCCAAAAGCTTTCTTGGGATTGTTCCCCAAGAATTTAATTTTGGAATTTTTGAGGCAGTGGAACAGATTCTCATCAACCAAGCTGGTTTTTACGGTATCCCTTACAAAGAAGCCAAAGAAAAAGTAGAATACTATTTAGAAAAACTTTCACTTATCGACAAACGAAAGTCAGCCGCCGGCCAACTCAGCGGAGGCATGAAACGAAGGCTTATGATTGCACGTGCCCTTGTCCACGATCCAAAACTATTAATTTTAGATGAACCCACAGCAGGTGTAGACATAGAAATCCGTAGATCCATGTGGGATTTTTTAAAGGAACTGAACCAAGCAGGTAAAACCATCATCCTTACAACCCATTACCTGGAAGAAGCGGAATCTCTTTGTAAAAACATCGCAATCATTGACAAAGGGGAAATTGTCGAAAATACATCGATGAAAAAACTCCTCCACCGTTTGGACAAAGAAACCTTTATCATCGATTTGAAAAAATCCATCAAATCCAAACCCATGTCAAAAAAATTCAGCTGGGAATGGTTAGACGATCATAGTTTAGAAGTGCAATTGGATAAAAAAGAATCGGTAAACCAGCTATTTACGGAACTGACAAAACTAAACTTAGAAGTTTTGAGTCTTAGAAACAAATCCAACCGACTAGAAGAACTATTCTTATCATTAACAGGAAAAAACTAA
- a CDS encoding rhodanese-related sulfurtransferase → MKKFLFNRYDKETLKKRVESDTRERRVISFYRYVKIEDPLQFRDQLYDAFEDLGILGRIYLAKEGINAQFSIPTENYDLLRTAVDSIPELNQIYFNDAVEDKKESFIKLAIKVRKKIVADGLDDSQFDPSDVGTHLTPLEFHDALQEPGVIVVDLRNNYESEVGHFENAILPDVGTFREELPLVEDLLKEDKDKKILLYCTGGIRCEKASAYLKYKGYSKVHQLQGGIINYAKAVQDAGVPSKFKGKNFVFDDRLGERVTDDILTVCYVCGKPSDRHTNCANLGCHVLLVQCEDCSKELLGCCSEECKNIILLPEETQKNLRKENIKNKKYPTHHLTRKLVGK, encoded by the coding sequence ATGAAAAAGTTTTTATTCAATCGTTACGATAAAGAAACCTTAAAAAAACGTGTGGAAAGTGACACAAGGGAACGCCGAGTCATTTCCTTCTACCGATATGTAAAGATCGAAGACCCTCTTCAATTTCGAGATCAACTTTATGATGCCTTCGAGGATTTAGGAATTTTGGGAAGAATTTATTTAGCAAAAGAAGGAATCAATGCCCAATTTTCGATTCCCACTGAAAACTATGATTTACTTCGCACCGCAGTGGATTCCATTCCCGAACTAAACCAAATTTATTTTAACGATGCAGTGGAAGATAAAAAAGAAAGTTTCATCAAACTCGCCATTAAGGTTCGCAAAAAAATAGTGGCCGATGGTTTGGATGATTCCCAGTTTGATCCTTCTGATGTGGGAACCCACCTAACACCATTAGAATTTCATGATGCGTTACAAGAACCTGGGGTCATCGTTGTAGACCTTCGAAACAATTATGAATCAGAAGTGGGACATTTTGAAAATGCCATCCTTCCAGATGTGGGAACCTTTAGAGAAGAACTACCACTTGTAGAAGATCTTTTAAAAGAGGATAAGGACAAAAAAATCCTACTCTACTGCACAGGTGGAATTCGCTGCGAAAAAGCAAGTGCCTATTTAAAGTATAAAGGTTATTCTAAGGTGCACCAATTACAAGGTGGGATCATCAATTATGCCAAGGCTGTTCAAGATGCGGGAGTCCCTTCCAAATTCAAAGGTAAAAATTTTGTTTTTGATGACAGGTTAGGAGAAAGGGTAACGGATGATATCCTTACCGTTTGTTATGTTTGTGGGAAACCGAGTGACCGCCATACCAACTGTGCAAACCTCGGTTGCCATGTCCTTCTTGTCCAGTGTGAGGATTGTTCCAAAGAACTTCTAGGTTGTTGCTCTGAAGAATGTAAAAATATAATTTTGCTTCCCGAAGAAACACAAAAAAACCTAAGAAAAGAAAACATCAAAAACAAAAAGTACCCAACACACCACCTAACAAGAAAACTAGTAGGAAAATAA
- the grxD gene encoding Grx4 family monothiol glutaredoxin, with protein MEQELKDKIESLIKSENVFLFMKGTPEMPQCGFSAGVVTTLKQLGIPFGSFNVLSDMKIREGIKEFTNWPTIPQLYIKGEFVGGHDITIQMAQSGELTKKAG; from the coding sequence ATGGAACAAGAGTTAAAGGATAAAATTGAATCCTTAATCAAATCAGAAAACGTGTTTCTATTTATGAAAGGAACACCGGAAATGCCACAATGTGGATTTTCTGCAGGAGTTGTCACAACTCTCAAACAACTCGGAATCCCTTTTGGATCATTTAATGTTCTTTCTGATATGAAAATCAGAGAAGGAATCAAAGAATTCACAAACTGGCCTACCATTCCACAACTCTATATCAAGGGTGAATTTGTGGGTGGTCATGACATCACCATACAAATGGCTCAGTCCGGTGAACTGACAAAAAAAGCAGGATAA
- a CDS encoding glutathione S-transferase family protein: MTKPVLISFKLCPYVQRSVINLLEKKVDYDIKYIDLANKPDWFLKISPFGKVPVLQVGDDVIFESAVINEYLDETSTPALHPKDPIQKAKHRSWTEFASALLVDQYGWTMAKEKSDSDKKREELLSKFKILEAGLPALESKTLYFAGEKMHLVDTAFAPFFMRLQFLADHKPELYLLKDFPKITKWSETLLSLPSVKNSVLPEVPKEYLEFIKAHHSWMGGIL, encoded by the coding sequence ATGACCAAACCAGTTCTCATCAGCTTTAAACTTTGCCCCTATGTCCAAAGATCTGTCATCAACCTACTCGAAAAAAAAGTGGATTACGATATCAAGTACATTGACCTCGCAAACAAACCCGATTGGTTTTTAAAGATATCACCTTTTGGAAAAGTTCCCGTCTTACAAGTAGGAGACGATGTGATTTTCGAATCCGCAGTCATCAATGAATATCTAGATGAAACAAGCACACCTGCCCTCCATCCGAAAGACCCCATTCAAAAAGCAAAACACCGCTCCTGGACAGAATTTGCAAGTGCCCTTCTCGTGGACCAATATGGATGGACCATGGCCAAAGAAAAATCGGACTCCGATAAAAAACGCGAAGAGCTCCTTTCCAAATTCAAAATTCTAGAAGCTGGTTTGCCGGCGTTGGAAAGCAAAACACTGTATTTTGCCGGAGAGAAAATGCACTTAGTGGACACTGCTTTTGCCCCATTTTTTATGAGGTTACAATTTTTGGCAGACCACAAACCGGAACTCTACTTACTAAAAGATTTTCCTAAAATTACAAAATGGAGTGAAACTCTACTTTCATTGCCATCGGTAAAGAATTCTGTTTTACCGGAAGTGCCTAAAGAATATCTTGAATTTATCAAAGCCCACCATTCCTGGATGGGAGGAATACTATAG
- a CDS encoding SDR family NAD(P)-dependent oxidoreductase, whose translation MNTGLKDKKVLVTGSTKGIGFQTALGFAKEGAEVFIHGRSDKAVEAAISEIKSILADAKLGGVSADLATEEGIQKLTKQIPDLDVLVNNAGYFEPKPFFEISREDWKKMYETNVLSGAELTQNYLQGMLKRNSGRIIFVSSESALNIPVEMVHYGMSKTAQLSIARGSAEVCKGTNVTVNSVLPGPTLSEGVEEFIDALAKEKGKSKDEMARDFIRENRPSSLAGRFAKPEEIANVIVFLASDLASMINGASVRADGGVYKSI comes from the coding sequence ATGAATACAGGTTTAAAAGATAAAAAAGTATTAGTGACAGGATCCACAAAAGGAATTGGATTCCAAACCGCCCTTGGTTTTGCAAAGGAAGGAGCAGAAGTTTTTATCCATGGTCGGTCGGACAAAGCGGTGGAAGCGGCTATATCCGAAATCAAATCCATCTTAGCAGATGCAAAATTAGGCGGAGTGTCCGCCGATTTGGCAACGGAAGAAGGAATCCAAAAACTAACCAAACAAATTCCGGATCTTGATGTCCTAGTCAACAATGCAGGATACTTCGAACCAAAACCTTTTTTTGAAATTTCGAGAGAGGATTGGAAAAAAATGTATGAAACCAATGTCTTAAGTGGCGCAGAACTCACACAAAATTATTTGCAAGGAATGTTAAAAAGAAACTCCGGTCGGATTATTTTTGTTTCGAGTGAATCGGCCCTCAACATTCCAGTAGAGATGGTGCATTACGGGATGAGTAAAACGGCTCAACTTTCCATTGCACGTGGGAGTGCCGAAGTTTGTAAGGGAACAAATGTTACAGTCAATTCTGTTTTGCCTGGTCCCACACTTTCCGAAGGGGTAGAAGAATTCATCGATGCCCTAGCCAAAGAAAAGGGAAAATCGAAGGATGAGATGGCAAGGGATTTCATCCGGGAAAATAGACCTTCTTCTCTTGCGGGAAGATTTGCCAAACCGGAAGAGATCGCAAACGTAATTGTTTTTTTGGCCAGTGACCTTGCTTCCATGATTAATGGAGCCTCTGTCAGAGCTGATGGTGGGGTTTATAAATCGATTTAA
- a CDS encoding LysR family transcriptional regulator: MISNIRDLDDLKTFVFVVQDRSFTQVAARLGVTKAAVAKRIQGLEKLWNTQLFYRNTRKVIPTREADLIFQKVIAVLESVKELENSLTNKDELEGTLRVTCVSSMSQNFISEIIDKFQEENPKITIQLIVTDSLLDLMEESIDIGIRVGMEVPSGLLGTELFKNRISIVASPSYIKAHKPILSPKDLETHNLLYLDLHKVLHFSGTNLSLNDVSRIRNFLSNDAASLVQMGIKGKGVLIRSFWDIEEAVQSGKLIPILGGYPLENFGNVWAVHPNNRTPSRRMMVFRNFLESECSLRFNQ, from the coding sequence ATGATTTCGAATATTCGAGACCTAGATGACCTGAAAACCTTTGTTTTTGTAGTCCAAGACCGAAGTTTCACCCAAGTTGCCGCTCGCTTAGGGGTGACAAAGGCCGCTGTGGCCAAACGAATCCAAGGGTTAGAAAAACTTTGGAACACTCAGTTATTTTATAGGAACACAAGAAAGGTGATTCCCACAAGGGAGGCAGACCTCATATTTCAAAAAGTGATCGCTGTCCTTGAGAGTGTGAAAGAACTAGAAAATTCTCTAACCAACAAAGATGAGTTAGAGGGAACACTTCGGGTGACTTGTGTGAGTTCCATGTCTCAGAATTTTATATCTGAAATCATAGATAAGTTCCAAGAAGAAAATCCTAAAATTACCATCCAACTCATCGTCACCGATAGTTTGCTTGATCTTATGGAAGAATCCATCGATATCGGAATTCGTGTGGGAATGGAAGTTCCTTCTGGTTTACTGGGAACGGAGTTATTTAAAAATCGAATCTCTATTGTAGCTAGTCCCTCGTATATCAAAGCTCATAAACCAATCCTTTCACCAAAAGATTTAGAAACCCATAATCTTTTGTATTTGGATTTACATAAGGTTCTTCATTTTTCCGGAACCAATCTTAGTTTGAATGATGTCAGTCGGATAAGAAATTTTTTATCAAACGATGCGGCAAGTTTGGTGCAAATGGGGATCAAGGGAAAAGGAGTTCTTATTAGATCTTTTTGGGATATAGAGGAGGCAGTGCAAAGCGGGAAACTCATTCCCATACTAGGTGGATATCCTTTGGAAAATTTTGGTAATGTTTGGGCGGTTCATCCGAACAATAGAACACCGTCTCGGCGGATGATGGTTTTTCGTAATTTTTTAGAATCGGAATGTAGTTTGAGATTCAATCAATGA
- a CDS encoding MauE/DoxX family redox-associated membrane protein, which produces MNAIETNGITLASLVLRIAIGANLLGHGIVRMGNKYEIFRDWIKTLFSDTPLPSVLIYTMGYIIPPMELVLGVLIILGWNTKWSLVLASLLMCSLIFGMCLLEKWEIVGIQMIYMVCYFLALSSIENQILSIDSFLKTRNL; this is translated from the coding sequence ATGAATGCAATAGAAACCAACGGAATCACATTAGCCAGTCTAGTGTTACGAATCGCTATCGGAGCCAACCTGTTAGGGCATGGCATTGTTCGTATGGGAAACAAATATGAAATATTTCGGGATTGGATCAAAACACTTTTTTCTGATACCCCACTCCCGTCTGTTCTTATTTATACAATGGGATATATCATCCCTCCCATGGAACTTGTATTAGGTGTTCTTATCATTTTAGGGTGGAATACGAAGTGGAGTTTGGTATTGGCCAGTTTACTCATGTGTTCACTCATTTTTGGAATGTGTTTGCTTGAAAAATGGGAGATTGTTGGAATCCAAATGATTTATATGGTGTGTTATTTTTTAGCCCTAAGCTCAATAGAAAACCAAATCCTCTCCATTGATTCATTTTTAAAAACGAGGAATCTATGA
- a CDS encoding dihydrolipoyl dehydrogenase has protein sequence MKEYDIIVIGAGAGTKLVTPPSKIGKRVAVFEKETPGGTCLNRGCIPSKMVIYPSELIRLSEGTEKFPVFFKEKPVADVTQIFQRVNETVKQDSDSIPIAYDKNPNIDYYPKQVRFIDNRILSDGKETYTAKHIFIVTGTRPNIPEIPGLKETPFWTSREALSPDKFPKSLIIIGAGFISLELGAAYQAYGCQVTGLTRTDVLRSADGEIKNELNKHLPFPIESHYQIEKIEHKDGLFTVTGKTADGKSTIHSAERLLVATGIRPNTDDLGLEHTKIQTNSSGYIQVSDTLETTEPGIYAFGDVIGRYFFRHSANFEGEYLFDHLYGTKTNLPIHYPPMPEAVFTHPQIASVGFTEEELIQKQIPYYKGVNPYSSSATGMARMSDSGFVKVLVSKETEQVIGAHIIGDEAANLIHQILLGMYLKAKLDDYLGMIYIHPAISEITRNAFRKVKEEKLKGTK, from the coding sequence ATGAAAGAATATGACATCATTGTCATTGGTGCGGGCGCGGGAACCAAACTGGTCACCCCACCCTCCAAAATTGGCAAACGAGTGGCTGTGTTTGAAAAAGAAACCCCCGGCGGGACTTGCCTCAACCGAGGTTGTATCCCATCGAAAATGGTGATTTACCCTTCGGAACTCATTCGTCTCTCAGAGGGAACGGAAAAGTTTCCTGTATTTTTCAAAGAAAAACCCGTAGCCGATGTGACTCAAATATTCCAGCGAGTGAACGAAACAGTAAAACAAGATTCTGATTCCATTCCGATCGCCTACGACAAAAATCCAAATATAGATTATTATCCCAAACAAGTTCGGTTTATAGACAATCGGATTCTATCCGATGGCAAAGAAACTTATACCGCCAAACATATATTCATTGTTACAGGGACTAGACCCAATATCCCAGAAATTCCCGGATTAAAGGAAACTCCCTTTTGGACATCGAGAGAAGCTCTATCACCGGACAAGTTTCCGAAATCACTGATTATCATCGGTGCTGGATTTATCTCTTTGGAACTCGGAGCTGCCTATCAGGCTTACGGTTGCCAAGTGACAGGACTTACAAGAACAGACGTTTTGCGATCAGCCGATGGAGAGATCAAAAACGAATTAAACAAACATTTACCCTTCCCGATTGAATCTCATTACCAAATTGAAAAAATAGAACACAAAGATGGATTGTTTACCGTAACAGGAAAAACGGCAGACGGAAAATCTACAATTCATTCCGCCGAACGTCTGCTAGTAGCAACAGGAATCCGACCAAACACCGATGACTTAGGATTAGAACATACAAAGATCCAAACTAACTCGAGTGGCTATATCCAAGTGAGTGATACCTTAGAAACCACAGAACCTGGAATTTATGCCTTTGGTGATGTGATCGGTCGTTATTTTTTCAGGCATAGTGCCAACTTTGAAGGGGAGTATCTCTTTGACCATTTGTATGGAACAAAAACCAATCTTCCGATCCATTACCCACCGATGCCAGAAGCTGTCTTCACTCACCCGCAAATTGCCAGTGTGGGTTTTACAGAAGAAGAACTCATCCAAAAACAAATTCCTTATTACAAGGGAGTAAACCCTTATTCCTCCAGTGCAACCGGAATGGCTAGAATGTCCGATTCTGGTTTTGTGAAAGTTCTTGTTTCCAAGGAGACAGAACAAGTGATAGGTGCCCATATCATCGGGGACGAAGCAGCAAACCTCATCCACCAAATCCTTCTTGGTATGTATCTAAAGGCAAAGTTGGATGATTATTTAGGAATGATCTACATCCATCCCGCCATTTCTGAAATTACAAGAAATGCATTCCGTAAAGTAAAAGAAGAAAAACTAAAAGGGACAAAATGA